The following are encoded together in the Lepidochelys kempii isolate rLepKem1 chromosome 7, rLepKem1.hap2, whole genome shotgun sequence genome:
- the FAU gene encoding ubiquitin-like FUBI-ribosomal protein eS30 fusion protein has product MQLFIRAQNLHTLEVSGQETVAHIKAHIESLEGIAPEDQVVLLGGTPLEDESLIGQCGISEFTTLEVAARMLGGKVHGSLARAGKVRGQTPKVAKQEKKKKKTGRAKRRMQYNRRFVNIVPGFGKKKGPNANS; this is encoded by the exons ATGCAGCTGTTCATCCGTGCTCAGAACCTGCACACCCTTGAGGTGTCTGGACAGGAAACAGTAGCTCACATTAAG GCTCACATTGAGTCCCTGGAGGGCATCGCACCTGAGGATCAGGTGGTTCTCTTGGGTGGAACTCCCTTGGAGGATGAATCTCTCATTGGGCAATGTGGCATCAGCGAGTTTACCACCCTGGAGGTGGCTGCTCGCATGCTGGGTG GTAAGGTCCATGGCTCCCTGGCTCGTGCTGGGAAGGTGAGAGGCCAGACTCCCAAG GTTGCCAagcaagagaagaagaagaagaagactgGCCGTGCCAAGAGACGCATGCAGTACAACCGGCGTTTTGTCAATATCGTGCCAGGCTTTGGCAAGAAGAAGGGCCCCAATGCTAACTCCTAA
- the ZNHIT2 gene encoding zinc finger HIT domain-containing protein 2 — MPERWRKCPSAAKMEAAEPCGLCLRERAAYTCPRCNMRFCSVPCYQGHGACAEAFHRRQLLLRLQGQRGDPASRTRLKEALLRLRELRELGDAEPQLGRDPEDQDDGLWERLNPAEKAAFQRLLSSGEIGAFLPPWRPWWWGWGRGLVQELGGAEGAQPPAAQKSEKKTPSSAPIHQPLVPQSASPPMGTQQPQASSSMVPTQQPEEMPSPVPAVPASVPPLSSLTCSPASPLVCFQLPNVLYAYVFALTLYNGDLSEDELLPEFSDMVLDVAGALGAKQVFHSTAEALQASLQAVTASRYPECPLGNAGAMMAVAQILMGENQAMQKGYSLAALSHLARLLGKAKKLVPTEERPRVYGAKKKCEFLLSWVNENQESLTVLALEVQREYKTHLEAVKEVDVVTKELEKMWGGKLPPAKKPLIEELD, encoded by the coding sequence ATGCCCGAGCGGTGGCGGAAATGCCCGAGCGCTGCCAAGATGGAGGCGGCTGAGCCCTGCGGCCTGTGTCTGCGGGAGCGGGCCGCCTACACGTGCCCCCGCTGTAACATGCGTTTCTGTTCGGTGCCCTGTTACCAAGGCCACGGGGCCTGCGCCGAGGCTTTCCACCGCCGGCAGCTGCTGCTCCGGCTCCAGGGCCAGCGGGGGGACCCGGCCTCCCGAACCCGCCTGAAAGAAGCCCTGCTCCGGCTGCGGGAGCTACGCGAGCTCGGGGATGCGGAGCCCCAGCTAGGCCGTGACCCTGAGGACCAGGACGACGGTCTGTGGGAGCGGCTCAATCCGGCCGAAAAGGCCGCCTTTCAGCGCCTGCTGAGCAGCGGGGAGATTGGAGCCTTTCTGCCCCCGTGGAGGCCCtggtggtggggatggggccgGGGGCTGGTCCAGGAGCTGGGGGGTGCTGAGGgtgcccaaccccctgctgcccAGAAGTCAGAGAAGAAGACCCCAAGCTCGGCACCCATCCACCAGCCACTGGTACCCCAAAGTGCTTCCCCCCCCATGGGCACCCAGCAGCCACAAGCGAGCTCAAGTATGGTACCCACCCAGCAACCTGAAGAAATGCCAAGCCCAGTTCCTGCTGTGCCTGCATCTGTTCCACCACTGAGCTCCCTGACCTGCAGCCCAGCCTCACCCCTGGTGTGTTTCCAGCTGCCTAATGTCCTTTATGCCTACGTCTTCGCCCTCACCCTCTACAATGGGGACTTGAGTGAAGATGAGCTGCTGCCTGAGTTCTCTGACATGGTCCTCGATGTCGCTGGGGCATTGGGTGCCAAGCAGGTCTTCCACTCCACAGCAGAGGCGCTGCAGGCTTCCCTCCAGGCAGTGACAGCCAGCCGGTACCCTGAGTGCCCCCTGGGGAATGCAGGTGCTATGATGGCAGTGGCCCAGATCCTGATGGGGGAGAATCAAGCCATGCAGAAAGGCTACAGCCTGGCAGCCCTCTCCCATCTTGCCAGGCTGCTGGGCAAGGCCAAGAAACTGGTGCCAACAGAGGAACGGCCCAGGGTGTATGGCGCCAAGAAGAAGTGTGAATTTCTGCTCTCCTGGGTCAATGAGAACCAGGAATCTTTGACTGTCCTGGCTCTAGAAGTGCAAAGGGAATATAAAACCCATTTGGAGGCAGTCAAAGAAGTGGATGTAGTTACCAAAGAACTGGAGAAGATGTGGGGTGGGAAACTGCCCCCTGCAAAAAAGCCATTGATCGAGGAGTTGGACTGA